In Halichondria panicea chromosome 9, odHalPani1.1, whole genome shotgun sequence, a genomic segment contains:
- the LOC135341343 gene encoding filamin-A-like: MSKKSVVGTVSPEDSSKPNRESWVKPDTVTPGRVKSPPHTSVLKYDREKHSVPGRDVFGLISAHPETNPTPKKPRKTSAKLSPWEQLQEKLLINWVNSQIDSRGMKVSNLEGDIKDGVVLITLIEVLSGKPVTQKYKKQTMHRLQHLENLKIVLQILKEEGIKVVSMDPADVVDGNMKLIMGLLTELIHHYHITVTTPEKPATTTNRAAFLEWVKAALPNNNITNLTTCWNDGLALSALVDYCMPGLIPNHASLDPNKQLENVKNAMDIAEKELGVPHIVDPQDIACRKPDEFLIMVYLAYFCNPRLLGQKKLLDWVNTFLPSKKITDFGSCWEDGRILYELVHAILPRAATPLDMLEDQSPAKLKQQAKELAEKELSIKAPKSLATASGTDFQLTLIMFLGLLQAKVKSPISPETLSAEGTGLTGTNVGEDAHLTILGDIPSNDNLSVIVTEPGGLLLYIEETSPCSYLYTPTVHGEHTVDITFYGQPIAGSPFQVVHVDSELVKKCQVSEQINKACVDTTLNFTVDCSQAGFGNVHVTVETKEGDHIPAPVVHKPGDKHEVTFTPTSIGDHLLHITWNGVALPSSPFSCRVINPSRCEASGAGLSNSILGRSAMFHISTNGAGEGSPSATVSGPSEPVDLILLSTKDGTYTYEYTPTQKGSYHIDIKFSGFPVHGSPFIVRPQAPTIASGCSVREFPRTSMPNNEPISILVSIDGADNEAELVGTFILEESDEEEVQCDIAQVGGEENLYNVSFVPKEVGVYTVHIQYGGLEIPECPLNFAINDPSKCIVDHDSSKLYHVDKAVSFQVGTENAGYGVLSAQGEDPSGQNFKLKVTENSDELDIYTVSFVPEQGGKHQITLLYDNRPLADMPLFVQVESNTLDNIVLSKPVSQHGYVLVDEQVNYKMFAPSRNESSFAVTCLGINTGAIPKVAIEPVGEDSYNISFSGSHPDEYKVQITYNSQQIPGSPFTVNVNQSPEHNQVVSFDHVVPLKLGKSIELTFDVSLAGGAGSGTLTANISSTSKNWIIPTVNEISPAFFRISFVPPREDRYTITVYWYGKQVKDSPFIIDFKPQVKPPKVSIEFVPDPSERRLLSATAIGQKTKAKPKVNVQQFEPGKYQLSLTPTQRDVYQLHVSWFQQQIRGSPFTLDLQTAPPVTGGTGGVREISALVVGEKSGPQRATMTVSKKTNVATIVFEDRRRDVYKISVYLNKRLVRGAPFKINVSD; this comes from the exons ATGAGTAAGAAGAGTGTTGTAGGGACTGTTTCTCCAGAAGACTCTTCTAAGCCCAACAGAGAGTCCTGGGTCAAGCCAGACACCGTCACTCCTGGCAGGGTTAAAAGCCctccacacacttcagtccTAAA ATATGACCGGGAAAAACACAGTGTGCCAGGCAGGGACGTGTTTGGACTGATCAGTGCACATCCAGAAACAAACCCAACGCCAAAGAAACCAAGAAAGACAAGTGCAAAGCTTTCACCATGGGAGCAACTTCAGGAGAAACTACTTATCAACTGGGTCAATTCCCAAATTGACAGCAGAGGAATGAAG GTATCAAATCTAGAAGGGGACATTAAGGATGGCGTTGTGCTGATCACCCTCATAGAGGTGCTCTCGGGAAAACCAGTTACACAAAAATACAAGAAGCAAACAATGCATCGCTTGCAACATCTGGAGAACTTGAAAATTGTACTGCAAATACTGAAGGAGGAAGGCATTAAAGTAGTCTCCATGG ATCCTGCTGATGTGGTTGATGGGAACATGAAGCTGATTATGGGCCTACTCACAGAGCTGATCCACCACTACCACATAACTGTGACAACACCAGAGAAACCTGCTACCACAACCAACCGAGCAGCATTTTTGGAATGGGTCAAAGCGGCTCTCCCCAACAACAATATAACCAATCTCACTACATGTTGGAACGATGGGCTGGCTCTATCTGCCTTGGTGGACTATTGCATGCCTGGTCTCATCCCAAACCACGCCTCTCTCGATCCGAATAAACAGCTAGAAAATGTCAAGAATGCTATGGATATTGCTGAGAAGGAGCTGGGTGTGCCACACATAGTTGATCCTCAAGACATCGCTTGTAGAAAGCCAGATGAATTTCTCATTATGGTGTACTTGGCCTACTTTTGTAACCCTCGACTTTTAGGCCAGAAGAAACTTCTTGATTGGGTGAACACTTTCCTCCCTTCCAAAAAAATAACTGATTTCGGCAGCTGCTGGGAAGACGGTCGAATTTTGTATGAGCTTGTTCATGCAATCTTACCAAGAGCAGCAACCCCTTTGGATATGCTAGAAGACCAATCACCAGCCAAACTCAAGCAGCAAGCTAAAGAGTTAGCAGAGAAAGAGCTGAGCATAAAAGCACCAAAGAGCCTTGCAACGGCTTCAGGAACAGACTTCCAACTGACACTGATCATGTTTTTGGGACTACTTCAAGCAAAGGTGAAAAGTCCCATATCTCCCGAAACTCTGTCTGCAGAAGGCACTGGCCTCACCGGTACGAACGTGGGTGAAGACGCTCATCTCACCATTTTGGGTGACATTCCCTCGAACGACAACCTCTCAGTAATTGTGACTGAACCAGGAGGCTTGTTGCTGTACATTGAAGAGACCTCCCCTTGCTCCTACTTGTACACACCTACAGTACATGGCGAACACACAGTCGATATCACATTTTACGGACAACCTATTGCAGGGTCTCCTTTTCAAGTTGTTCATGTGGACAGTGAGCTTGTTAAAAAATGCCAAGTTTCCGAACAGATCAACAAGGCTTGTGTCGATACAACGTTGAATTTTACTGTCGATTGTAGTCAAGCAGGTTTTGGAAATGTACATGTTACTGTAGAAACCAAAGAGGGAGATCATATTCCAGCGCCAGTCGTACACAAACCAGGAGACAAGCATGAGGTAACCTTCACTCCGACATCAATCGGAGATCACCTTCTACACATCACCTGGAATGGAGTTGCTCTTCCAAGCTCTCCTTTTAGCTGCCGAGTCATCAATCCAAGCAGATGTGAAGCAAGTGGAGCTGGTCTGTCAAATTCAATTCTTGGTCGGTCTGCAATGTTTCACATTTCTACAAATGGTGCGGGAGAGGGAAGTCCTTCAGCCACTGTCTCTGGGCCATCAGAGCCGGTCGATCTGATCCTCCTCTCAACCAAAGACGGAACATACACATACGAGTACACTCCCACACAGAAAGGTAGCTACCACATTGATATCAAGTTCAGTGGGTTTCCGGTTCATGGCAGCCCCTTTATTGTTAGACCACAGGCGCCTACAATCGCCAGCGGATGCTCAGTGAGGGAATTTCCCCGTACATCAATGCCAAACAACGAGCCAATATCGATTCTTGTGAGTATTGATGGAGCAGACAACGAAGCTGAACTCGTTGGAACATTCATTCTCGAGGAATCAGATGAAGAAGAAGTGCAGTGTGACATTGCTCAAGTCGGCGGGGAAGAAAATCTTTACAATGTCTCATTTGTACCAAAGGAAGTTGGggtgtatactgtacacattCAGTACGGAGGTCTAGAAATTCCCGAATGCCCACTCAACTTTGCAATCAACGATCCTTCAAAATGCATTGTCGATCACGATTCAAGCAAACTATACCATGTTGACAAGGCAGTCTCCTTCCAAGTCGGTACAGAAAACGCAGGTTATGGAGTACTTTCTGCACAAGGAGAGGATCCTTCTGGTCAGAATTTCAAACTGAAAGTTACCGAAAACAGTGACGAGCTAGATATTTACACGGTGTCATTTGTGCCCGAGCAGGGGGGAAAACATCAAATCACTCTGCTCTATGACAACCGTCCTCTAGCGGACATGCCCCTCTTCGTTCAAGTCGAAAGCAACACCCTAGACAATATCGTCCTGAGCAAACCAGTCAGCCAACATGGATACGTTCTTGTTGACGAGCAAGTGAACTACAAGATGTTCGCTCCAAGCAGAAATGAGAGTTCTTTTGCTGTGACCTGCCTGGGAATTAATACCGGAGCCATTCCTAAAGTGGCCATTGAGCCAGTCGGAGAAGACAGTTATAACATCAGCTTCAGTGGTTCTCATCCAGACGAATACAAAGTGCAAATTACATACAACAGCCAACAGATCCCAGGCTCTCCTTTTACAGTGAATGTGAACCAGTCACCTGAACACAACCAAGTGGTCTCCTTCGATCACGTTGTTCCCCTAAAATTAGGCAAGTCAATTGAGCTCACTTTTGATGTAAGTCTTGCTGGAGGTGCAGGCAGTGGAACACTCACCGCTAATATTTCTTCTACCTCAAAGAATTGGATCATTCCAACCGTTAACGAGATCTCCCCAGCCTTTTTCAGAATCAGTTTCGTTCCTCCCCGCGAGGATAGGTACACTATCACTGTGTACTGGTACGGAAAACAAGTCAAAGATTCCCCGTTCATTATTGACTTCAAACCACAAGTAAAACCACCAAAAGTATCGATTGAGTTCGTACCCGATCCAAGTGAACGACGACTCCTCTCAGCCACTGCTATTGGACAAAAAACAAAAGCGAAACCGAAAGTAAATGTACAGCAATTCGAGCCTGGAAAATACCAGCTGAGTCTAACCCCAACTCAAAGAGATGTGTACCAACTTCATGTCTCCTGGTTCCAGCAACAAATTAGAGGGTCTCCTTTCACCCTTGATCTCCAGACAGCACCCCCTGTTACCGGTGGGACTGGTGGTGTTCGAGAGATTTCAGCACTAGTAGTGGGGGAGAAATCGGGGCCTCAACGAGCTACCATGACCGTCAGCAAGAAGACAAATGTAGCAACCATTGTGTTCGAGGATAGACGAAGAGATGTGTACAAAATTTCAGTGTATCTTAACAAGCGATTAGTGAGAGGTGCTCCGTTCAAAATTAACGTATCTGACtaa